The following are encoded in a window of Caldibacillus debilis DSM 16016 genomic DNA:
- a CDS encoding UPF0236 family transposase-like protein, with protein sequence MESRLAGIIFKPRAFFYFDRFHLARKIRGLFRNHQRYLEMRKALESFKGKNCHRIKQSSRHIRRKSSGGKAGGTDTPIGSTVGEATRCKIPYKKAKKKGPCMKLADFENAN encoded by the coding sequence ATGGAATCACGGCTTGCCGGGATAATTTTTAAACCCCGGGCCTTCTTCTATTTTGACCGTTTCCATTTGGCCCGGAAGATTCGAGGTCTATTTCGGAACCATCAGCGTTATCTGGAAATGCGAAAGGCGCTTGAATCTTTTAAAGGCAAAAACTGTCACCGAATTAAACAATCAAGTAGGCACATTAGGAGAAAAAGCTCAGGAGGAAAGGCTGGAGGCACTGATACTCCAATAGGAAGCACGGTTGGAGAAGCCACAAGATGCAAAATTCCGTACAAAAAGGCAAAGAAAAAAGGCCCGTGCATGAAATTGGCTGATTTTGAAAACGCTAACTAA